gcgacggggtAGTAGGCGCggagcgtggcggcgagggcggcggcgaggtgttcgacgacgtgggcggtggtggagagcagcgcggaggaggaggaatgcgGCGGCGCGAAGAGGAGGCCCTTCTGGATGTAGTTGGCGGAGAGCATGGCGACGTCCCACGAGGTGAGCGGGATGCGCTCCCGCGGCCGAGGCGGTGGCTTCACCGTGCGCGTCGACACCACGcgcaccggcgacgacgccatCCTGAGATATATGTGTGGAGTACTGGAGGAGTATATGTGTGTTAATGAGAGTTAAGTTAGTGTGCATCCAAATATATATAGGGCAAACTAAGTTagcactctctccatttcaggttataacatattttaactttggttaaaatttaactgttttaagtttaactaagtttatagacaaatatagtaatatttataatattaaattagttttatcaaatcaataattgaataataCCTatgtcccatattacttgtcgctttaagtttttgtttgttatatttgatcattcgtcttattcaaaaatatttagaattattatttattttatttatgaattgttttattatcaaatatacttttaagtataacttatctttttttatatttgcactaatttttcagataaaacgaatggtcaaacgttaaagaaaaagtcaaagcaacaagtaatatgggacggatgcaatatatattttcataataaatttgtcttggattaaaaatattcctactttttttttacaaacttggtcaaacttgaagcagtttgactttgaccaaagtcaaaacgtcttataacctgaaatggagggagtactttactACTAGGTCTGATGAGTAACTTAGGTTTATTCCAATTGCTAAGGATTTATTATTAGCGACAGAATAATATAAGATATGGGTTGGTGGCCCAAAAATTGATCCAGTCCAGTCAAAAAAGATAGTCAAAATAAATTTACATGCTCCAACTGCTAAGGATTTATTATTACCAAAAGATGAATATAAGATGGGTTGGTGGCCCAAGAATTGATCAACTTCACtcaaaaatagatataaataaattcaaatgCTCCAATTGCTAAGGATTTATTATTACCAAAAGAAGAATATAAGATGGGTTGGTTGCCCCGAGATCCAATTatccaaaaaagaaataaataaattcaaatacTCCAATTGAtaagaaattattattttccaCTAACACCGGAAGCTTTAATCTTGCTACTACATTTTACAAGCTGTACGTTGAGTCTGACATGTGCCGGCCTACCTACAGTTACCCATACTACCTCCATCcgataaaaaaccaatctaatactagaatgtgtcacatacatctgttcagattcgttgtactagaatgtatcacatccagttctagatttgtttttttgaatggagggagtatgagcaATTCTGAAATACTGGTTCGACATATCTTTAAATCACTACAGCCATCTCGCAATCACCCCTACGAACAACTTGGAAAGACTGGACCAACATATCTTTAATTCACCACGGACGTCTCGCAATAGACAGGTACGTTGCCTActactgaaaaaataattagccgtaaatacgagcatcTATGTCATATCTAGGACTTAAACCTAGAGCAACGCTCACTTCGCACCTTACCAGGTATTCTGAAAATAATATGGTCATAATTATGAATTGGCACACACAAATTAACACaaaagaagatgaagtgaataTGCGAAGAAATACTTATTATACGATGAATGAACTTCCCTTTCAAACTTGGCATGGCCAAGTTTGATGGAAGGGAAAGTGCCTGGAGCCTGCCTGCACTGCCTTTCCTTCCATATTCTCCTGCTACCCATTAAAATACTTGCTTAGTTGTAGAAACAtgtaaaaagagagaaaaacatcaaatttacttgcTATCTTTGACCCCAGTCTGATGCAGAAGATTACCGACGCCACGGACTCAATCAACGCTTCTAAATTATAGGCAGaacaaaaaataactaattgatGCCCTACATTGATGTAGAATATGCTTAGATAATtgtatgttaaatattatagaaatgatgAATGTGTAGAtgttaatatattatgaaaataatgtgaggatGATAATTTGACACTTATATGTTGAGTTTTATAATATACTACATACATCTCAATACTACCCACATTCCTCCTGGCCAACCACGAGTAGATCGTGGCTCAAGAGCGACACCTAACTATCTATAAGctctcaacctccaagagtaaaaaGAAGCATGGTTCTCTTGGGATGAAGCAAGTAGGAATACTcaacaaatcttcacgaagtcaacaaaGTGGGACTCAAAGCAACAAACCAAGGGCATGAAGTATTCAATGAGAGCAGCAACCTTGATTTGGAGGGGAAgaggctatttatagccacaatCTCAAATCTGTTTGTTGAGGGCAAATATCCCTTTTTTCGGAAATTTTCGAAATAGATTTTCGGGAACTTCCAAAAAAAACACCAGAGAGCATTATTGCTAGTTAACCATTTTCagatttctttttgaaaattactttcagaaaattttgaaatcaCCGGAgaagaaaaatgcattttcaaAATCATCCAAGAAAGACCAGTACCGATTTTCTCAAGTTCAACTCAGTTCGGAAATTTCCTAAGGCAATTTTAGAAACTTCTAAAACTACCGATACTATTTTCGCGCAAACACACCTTTTCGAAAATTTTCAAAGCATTTTGGATACTTCCAGAAAAATACTAGTACCGTTCTTCGAAAGCAAATATGTTTTGGAAATTTTCGAAACtcatttttagaaaatattgaaataaaCCGGTATACAAAATAAAGAATAAAGAATGAGAACCACTTCAATAAAGATTTTGAGAACTTATTTTGTTCCTAGACATCAAAACAACATCATAGTCCTGTTTTCCTAATGacttaattaatcaaatgaAAGTTTACATTTTGCAACATGAACAGATTATGCCTTGAACATCACTTCACGAAGAAGTGGCATTCCTTCGCTTACTCTCAAACTTAGTCTCAAATAAATTGTTAGTTCTCATAATCGTATTAGCATTAATAACCTAAATAATTAGAGAGCTATATacacttttaaatttaaaaatatccaATACAAAGGGCGTATGGTTTGGAGTGTCGGATGTTTGGATTCAAAGTTACTTCGAACTTTaccctttaaaaaaaacagagaactTCGAACTTtacccttaaaaaaaaaaagagaacttttAGGGCAATTAGGGAAAACATTTTCTCACATGCATAAAATAATCTTCATTATGataatagtattacacataggTGTCGCCGATCACTATTCACTGACATCCTCACATCTCGGCCTTGGACGCCttcaccacctccgcctccatgtcgccggcgccggcgccgtcgatggcgacgacgcGCGGCTCCCGCCCGCGGTGGCCGGGCACCTTGGGCACGGTGACGGTGAgcacgccgtcgtcgagccTCGCCGCGACGCGCCCCACGTCGGCGCCGGGCGGCATCCTGAACCGCCTCCAGAACCTCCCCGCCGCGCGCTCGGCGCGGTGCCACCGCACGCCGTcgcgctccccctcctcctcctcggcggcgccggcgcgacgCCGCTCGCCGGACACCCGGAGCACGCGGCTGGCCTCGTCCACCTCCACGCGCacgtcgccgcgccgcaccCCGGGCACGTCCACCGTCACCACGTGCGCCTCCGGCGTCTCCTTCCAGTCGCACCTCGCCAGCGCCAcggccgccggctcgccggcggcggcggcggcggcgacacctcCCGCCGGCCTCAGCGGCGACTGCTCCAGAACCCGGAACGGGTCGTCGAGCATGTAGCCGTAGCCGTACGGCAccagcgcggcggccggcggcgccatcatcaccaccatggccgccaccgccgcaaccATTCCAAGAACCTTCCgttccgccaccgccgccattgctGTCTATGCTCCAACAATGTCTACGTCTTTGCTGTTTCTGCTTGTTTCTTGGGAGAAGGCAGCGTTCGCGTTCACGAGGGTTTTATACGCGGTGGCGCCATGGATGGCGAGGAGAGAGGTCGAGATGGGTCGAGATGGAGGTGGAGTAGGTTCTTCTAGGAGCTTCTCTTGTGATGGAGGATGGAGCGCCATTGGAGGAGTTGCGAGGTTTCGGGAGAGGTCTGGAAATGCAACTAGGATGGGTTGCGCCAGGATGGTTAGTTGGGCCCAATGTAGGCCCAACAGATGGCTTGATCGGTTGATCCGGGTTGGagtaaataatactccctccgtttgatTTTTAAGTAAAACTACAAAAAATTACTCGTACGTTGCAACGGATgtagtctattttaatcttattattattatatggtttagttaagataaaattcattgtgggagttcgcttggatatatatatttagaaaatcatgatctgcagttaggagtctgacgtctcaagttagcatgcgagtttttttaaacagatttcttatatgattcatTCTGTATTAACAAAAGTGAacaatcttaaaaaccgactcaaatacggatgtgtatttccaaaagcaaacgaacttaaaaaccgactcatacacggatgacgtaccacaataccggtaaaaacattttcaattttttataatagtagagatttagaAAAAGCTTTAGCAAcacctaaaatataaaattagttttattaaatctaacattagatatatgttgaatttttttttgcagggaacgttgaaaatattaatatatctttctattaactaggaaaaaaattaaacaacttattataatatgaaCCAGAAAGATTCAAAGTTTGGGTTGAGTTTTCGCGCCATCATTTCGTGTGCTTCTCCGTTTTGATTTACTGTTGGCTCCTTTGGATAGCCAGAGAATTCTTTTTTAGAATCTCGCTAGCAATTgtgctgttctttttttctgcGGAAAATGTACGTGTAAAATTAAGATTCGGGGAGATTTAAAATTCCTTTTACACCTCTCAAACTCTCAATGTATTGAATGTGGAAGGGAGCACATGAAACAGATCAAAGAGAAAGGGCTCCTTCGTAGCGCAGGAATTTTAGAAAGATTTTGATAGGAATTAGCTCGTTTTCTCCTGAATTTCCTTAAAATTTCTCTGTTCCAATGGACGGCTGAGTGCGAAAAGTACTTGGTTCTAATGGTGAGAAGTGTTCAGTCGTAGAATTCAGGGTACAAATATAATTAATAGACTCTCCTTTGAGTTCATTTTGTTAAGAGTAAACGTTCAATTATAAGATTAGAATCTCACGAAAGCAATAAACGCTTAATTAGAATGTGATGATTTGACCATTTCTGCTGCATGCATTCCTCGAAATTGCCTaattcgtactccctccgttccaaaatgtagctatttctagcacagtgtcttgtcccaaaatgaagctatttcttcacctacctcctcctctgaaccaatcacaaccattcttcttcacctactttctcttttcaaccaatcacacacttcctccaatcattctcacctactttcttaatatccatgccaacctcaaaaatagcttcattttggaacggaggaagtactagtaTATGTCAGCAGTTACGAAACTATGGATATATATGATCATAACGACATGCATACAAACCCAATGATATTACTTTGAATCTGAAGTGTATGGAATGTAGATGCCTCATGGAAACTGAACGGACTACAGAGACACAGGATAATGTTAGGAAGCagacaacaaaaagaaaaatggaattCACCAATGGAAAAAGTATGATGAAAAATGAAATAACAATGAGAAATCTAGATACTTGCAGAGACGCTACCAGTTCTTGTACATCATCACAGCTTGATGGCACATTAACAAGTTAACATTCTGTTTTTAacaaaaagggagaaaaagttGGTGTGATGACCAAAGTAAGAAATATACCAAAATGTTGTCACATACAATAAAACAACTATCATCAAAGGACGcgtgaaaaacaagaaaaattaaTCATAAATCAAGGCTATCCTAGCTGTGCCGAGCGCCTCACCTCTTCAGATAGACAAGGGGATTTCACATCAAAATGTCTGTACAAGAAGCATAAATTGGTCATGAACTCAATAAAGTGTCATGTTCACATTTGAAGTCACACCCGCATTTTTGCTGAACAACCAACTTTTGACCACCCTCTACAAGTTCATAAATTGGATAGGCTGAGACGTGCACCACGGCAGGCCATCAAACTCGCGAAATTTTGGGATGTGAGCTCGACTGCGAGGTAAACATGAGTAGCGCGTCTTAAATCGTCTTTGCACGAATGATTTGAGTAGTGTTTGCAGTGGACAAGCTTTTTTCTGCATTTGAAACCACAATACTCATTTTATCATCACCAAATTGTCAGATTAAGATGACTTCAAACGAGTTTGCCCTTTTGCCTGAAAATACATAGTGTGATCAAAAGAGAAGTTGTGAGGTGAGACAATCAAAACAAACTTCTATACGGAAGTTACCAAATTATAGTATTACCTTTCTTCTTTTTGATTTTTCAGTTTTCCAGCAGGGGAACAGACCATGACAGCCAGGTGCTCCGGGCTCAGAGACCCTGCAAATCACATATAGGTACCCTAAGCTCAGGCAGATCAATAGTAAGCATAACAAgttgaaagaaaaacatttcCTATTGAGCAATGAACTCAGTGTCCTACACAGGGAATTTGGTCAAAAACTTGAAATATTTCTGAACCACCAAATGGAGAAGAATATTCCAAATCCAAAGGTAGCCTAAAAATCTCTACTCCAAAACTACTAGtgtatcagaaattcagaattgacCAATATGACAGGGAACCAAAGTAGCTTCCATGTCAATATCCACTTTCTACACTGTTCCAAATAATGAGTCTAAAAAATCAAAGCTTGGTTCGCTTACTAACATTTGCATGTTGTATGAAGCTAGGTTTGCTCTATAAAGATTGCATGCGATTGTTTATTATGTAGAAGGAAACCATAGAACTAAGATGGTCTGTTACTTACACACTCTCATTGTCACAGTTTGCCAAGTGGTTATTGCTATGCAAGAGGCTTGGTGAAATGGCATATCCATTTTCCATTTGTCCATTCTGGCGGAGACCATGGCTGCCAATATTTAAGGATTTTAATCCATTGCTCAGTTCCTTGTCGACTTGCCTTGAGGGAAAAACAGTGTCCGTTTCGGGCATCCTGTGGTACTGTTCACCGCTAATTCGTGGCACAACTTGATTTCTCTCAGGTCTCATTTGATTCAAAATCCCAGGTGCATGTTTTTCAACAGCCTGAAGCCATGCACTTTCTAACCTTTGCTCCTCAACAGTCACGGCTTTCGCTTGTTCAACAGAGACTTCTTTCCCTCTAGTTCTATGCATTCCTGTGTTCCCTTCAGTGGTGCATGACTGCAAACCTCCACTAGCAGCTGAAGCACAGCTGAATTTCTCCAGTTTTTTCTCGATCTCTtcagaataatttaaatttcttGATGGGTTTCGAATTCCCTTTAGTCGATCACTGTTTGTTGAGCAACTCAACGCATCAAACTCATCTCTTTCGTCCAAGTCCTCCTCACGTTTTAGTCCTCCAGCAAGAAGCTCTGGCATTAAACCGATCCTGACTTCTACATTGCATCTCAGTACAGTCTCCATAGAATTTCTGATGCTGCTCGTGAATCTTTGAGCTCGAGACTTTATATCACTGCCCTCAAATGCTATGAAAGCAATATAATATCCTGAAAATAaagtttacaaaaaaaaatgttgggcATGCTAGCAGCTCAAATTTAGATTAGTGAAACATTAGGAAATTGTATAGAAGGGAAAGAAATTCATAaaggccctgttcttttctccaacaaaagttggattaaattttggatattcgtggcacgctttttaaaccgctaaacggtgcgtttcatgcgaaaactttctatatgaaagttgttctaaaatataagattaatccattttttaaatttgtaataattaaaactcaattaatcacacgttattaccacctcgttttgcgtgaaacactttatcttcatcttcagaagattcaaacactaCCAAAGTTTCTCAGAACTTCGCttaaacatgcatatgaggctctattgtactatatgcATCTGATTAATCATATTAACATGATAACATTAGAACAGAATTCAAATATGAGCTTTCACCTAATCTGCAGGCACTAAATCGACCAACTACAGTTAATAAAAAGTTAATGACACGTTCTGTTTGAGGCAAGCAATAAACTATGCCTTCATTATACCTTCATGAAACGTTTGTACACCATCCTGGAATGCAAAATGCAAAGCATCCAACTACTATCACACTAGCATTTAATCAATACTCAATTTTAGACCGATTCAGTGGAGGCGGTAGAGCTATACAGCAGCTCTAGCCCTAGTCCAGAAGGTAGGTCCTAAAGCTCGGCAAACTTGTGAAACAAACTAGTGAAAGCACAAAAAATGGTGCAAGAACAAGAGAGCATTCATAGTACAGGTTTACCTCCATAGTCTTTGACAGATGCTAGCTTCCCATGATCACAGAGTAACTGCTTCAATGTCTTGGAGTGACAATTATCTATGCATTTTCTCCAAATTCGGGCAAGATTATCTGAGCTTACGTTAGTCATAGGCCTAAGCTCAGAAGAATTACTTCTTTGAGCAGAATCTTGTAAAACTCTATCAACAGACCTACATTCTCCATGCTTTAAGTTGTCGTTGGCCCTCATTCTGGAAGACACTGAAACAACACCCTGAGGACTGGAGTGCCCACTGGCTGTTCTGAGGTCCAGTGTTTTCCTTGAACCACGTAAAGTGAATAGAGGATGAGCTGTAGTCCTGCTAGCAGAGGATTCTCTCACTGCATCCATCACAATCTCACTGGTTGCTTTAGCACTTTGTTTACTGCTGCTTCTTGACTGGATCATTTCTGAATTATGACCAGAACCAAGCTGGAGTAGTGCTGCAGTGAACCATGTAGAACGCTCACTTGAAAGCCTTATCTGCTTCTCAGCATCAGAAAGAATCTTCAAAGCTTGTTGTAATCGTTCCAACTCGGCATCAGTAACTACATAAAACAAAATTGTGTTTGAGAACTTCA
The nucleotide sequence above comes from Oryza glaberrima chromosome 11, OglaRS2, whole genome shotgun sequence. Encoded proteins:
- the LOC127755374 gene encoding 21.9 kDa heat shock protein encodes the protein MAAVAERKVLGMVAAVAAMVVMMAPPAAALVPYGYGYMLDDPFRVLEQSPLRPAGGVAAAAAAGEPAAVALARCDWKETPEAHVVTVDVPGVRRGDVRVEVDEASRVLRVSGERRRAGAAEEEEGERDGVRWHRAERAAGRFWRRFRMPPGADVGRVAARLDDGVLTVTVPKVPGHRGREPRVVAIDGAGAGDMEAEVVKASKAEM